DNA from Drosophila busckii strain San Diego stock center, stock number 13000-0081.31 chromosome 2R, ASM1175060v1, whole genome shotgun sequence:
TTTAAGTTTCAtgatcaaatatttaaaatgcagattgtttataaatcaaatgccaTTTTTTATCTCTAGCTTTActtagttttatataattaatttgaactgCTTCACCGTCGACTGACCATAGTCTAAATCCATGTAGAAATTTTCTAACTAATGATGTAAATTTTCTGAtcgatttaataattttctttctgGTAAAATTCCGCTGGAAAACCATCAGCAGCTAAAGGAATTGtacaatttatgtatttaagcCGCACCCAGTTCAATTCAATACTATTTTAAAGGTCAACTTCAATTGGCATTTACAGAAACGCTTGCCACTAAACTAAAACAACGCGTATCAACAAACGGCTGCCAATTTGCAAGCGagcagaaacaaaaatattacaaaaacaGGAAAATGCTTCGACTTCCGATTGGCATTTATACTTAGCTCTACTATTACGTTCTGCATGCATGCATCGTATATGTTTGTAGCCCTTTTACTGAACGCTCGATTAACGCgctttattgtattttacgcttgcatttgcatttggcttaaAAGTACTATCATAAATATACAAAGGCcaacaaaatggcaacaagCCAGCAGCTTCGCATTTATAGAGTTTTATACAGtgaatgcaaattgcatttagtatttgacatttaataaaagtaatgCATTACATGttttttcaatcaattttgtGCGAATCTGTAAACTGTCAGCTGTCAAATGTCAAAAGCTTCACCTCGCCCTCGCATCAAATAATTAACGGCAACTTACCTGGTCAATTTATGATTTCCATTCGACGCAATTTGAGCGACACAGATAAACACATACcattcaaatttcaaaaattatttattgtgcttATATTTGCGATTTCGTGGCTTCcgtgtttaattttatattcttttttttttgcaagtcCACGTGTCTGTAAACTCTTGAATGTTTAACGGAAAATACGCTAAGCACTTGTCTAATTGAGTttcaatttatacaattttttatcaCTTTACAATTTGCACAGACATCGAAACCGGAAGCAGACTTCAACACTTGTATTTCCCGCTATACACAGTGGCTGGCATTTCCGCCCAGTTGCTAGCTGGAGGAGCTGTTGAACTAGCCGCGACAAGACAAACGCAGCGACTAGTCAGTCCAAACCAAAACATTCATTCACGAAACGCTATGTTTTGCTAAATGCCGGCTGCTAGTCTGTTCTTCATATTGGATGCGCCTGCGCAGGTTTTGCATTTTATCGTGTCTACAAATTTTGATCTTGGCGCTTACTTTGCCAAGGCTGCCAGGCGggcaaatttaaatcattaacaaattaacaatCTGACAGCTCTGAAGGAGCTGGCTTATCGATATATCGCATTGAACAATAGTTTCACAATCGGCGCCATACAAAATATTAgcatttaaagtatttaagtttatttgacTATTTTAAAGCATTGGCAAATTAGCCTTAAGTGCGTCAAACTCCTTGCGATCTAGTGCCTTCAAATTAGTACCCGAGAAAGGGGATTTAAGCTCCGTGTCGCGATGTTTGTTAACCAGCACTTTTTGTTCCGAGTGCATCACATTTATTTCCTGGTCTATTTGTTGCTGGtctataatattatttaatgctattaattaaaatccaTTGCGAATGATGTCAAAAGCGATAATCTACTTGCCTTTCTTAAGTAGCTCTATAGCCTTGTGCCGTTTCATTTTAACCAATATGCTGCCAATGGTAATCCATGTTTTTTCCTCTTCAGATTTTTCTATTAAACGCAGTGCCTCTCTGTTCTGCTGTCGACGCTTGTCCAATTCGATCAATTCATGTTTGTTGGCCAGAATTTTGTCGGCCAACTCTTCAGTTTGCgttattatttgtatacttTTGTCTAGCTCTGTTGTGGACatgtttgccaaaatataataaacaaaaatgaagtGAGGCCAGAGTTGTCTACTATCGATATGCCAAttgttttagtatttttatactCTTAGGTATATAGAAGGCCAGACTGTCGATATCTTTGCATGAGTATCGATTATACCTATCGATATTCCTCTTTACTTTGATGTCTTGTTAATGACATTCGTTTGCTG
Protein-coding regions in this window:
- the LOC108595915 gene encoding p53 and DNA damage-regulated protein 1, with translation MSTTELDKSIQIITQTEELADKILANKHELIELDKRRQQNREALRLIEKSEEEKTWITIGSILVKMKRHKAIELLKKDQQQIDQEINVMHSEQKVLVNKHRDTELKSPFSGTNLKALDRKEFDALKANLPML